Proteins encoded in a region of the Desulfobacteraceae bacterium genome:
- a CDS encoding flagellar hook assembly protein FlgD, with translation MTIEPVSNASGSLAAISGSYVDSTQKEKDNGLQQSDFLTMMVAQLQHQDPLNPVEGTDYTSQLAQFSGLEQQINTNTNLEAILRALEDQGANENLLDYIGKQITCRDNLVTLENGVAGGATFSLPEPGQVIVTITDGAGNQITSYAQTDLAAGTHAVVWNGQSLDGQNVPDGTYRYEIQAISASGSLQNVQTAFTGTVTGLTYANGSPQLLMGGRSVDPQSVLSVGLAPEG, from the coding sequence ATGACAATCGAACCGGTTTCAAACGCAAGCGGCAGCCTCGCCGCCATCAGCGGCAGCTACGTCGACAGCACCCAGAAGGAAAAGGACAACGGCCTGCAGCAGTCCGACTTTCTCACCATGATGGTGGCCCAGTTGCAGCACCAGGACCCGCTCAACCCGGTGGAAGGCACCGATTACACCTCCCAACTGGCGCAGTTCAGCGGCCTGGAGCAGCAGATCAATACCAACACGAATCTGGAGGCGATCCTGAGGGCACTCGAAGACCAGGGGGCAAATGAAAACCTCCTGGACTATATCGGCAAGCAGATCACCTGCCGGGACAACCTGGTAACCCTGGAGAACGGCGTTGCCGGCGGTGCCACTTTCAGTCTGCCGGAGCCCGGGCAGGTCATCGTGACGATCACCGATGGCGCTGGAAACCAGATCACCAGCTATGCCCAGACCGATTTGGCCGCCGGCACCCACGCGGTTGTCTGGAACGGGCAAAGCCTCGACGGACAAAACGTCCCCGACGGCACCTATCGCTATGAAATCCAGGCCATCAGCGCCAGCGGCTCCCTCCAGAACGTTCAGACTGCCTTCACCGGCACCGTCACCGGTTTGACCTATGCCAACGGCTCCCCGCAATTGTTGATGGGCGGCCGCAGCGTCGATCCCCAGAGTGTGCTCAGCGTTGGGCTGGCACCCGAAGGGTAG
- a CDS encoding flagellar basal body-associated FliL family protein: protein MQSNFSVQVKSLPALLLALLTLCSPMTGCKGQEADGRQAAVAADFGQIFDLDTFVVNLGDQGGKRYLKTKIALEYGSEALGKEMITRLPQLRDMILLLLSSKTLDQIQDIDGKIALRNELMARINQTLQQGHIKNLYFTEFVIQ from the coding sequence GTGCAAAGCAATTTTTCGGTGCAAGTCAAATCCCTGCCGGCGCTGCTGTTGGCGCTGCTGACGCTCTGCAGCCCGATGACCGGCTGCAAGGGGCAGGAGGCCGATGGCCGGCAGGCGGCGGTGGCGGCTGATTTCGGCCAGATTTTCGACCTCGACACCTTCGTGGTCAATCTGGGCGACCAGGGCGGCAAGCGCTACCTGAAGACCAAGATCGCCCTGGAGTACGGCAGCGAAGCGCTCGGAAAGGAAATGATCACCCGCCTGCCCCAACTGCGGGACATGATTCTGCTCCTGCTCAGCAGTAAAACCCTGGATCAGATCCAGGATATCGACGGCAAAATCGCGCTGCGCAACGAACTGATGGCTCGGATCAACCAGACCCTGCAGCAGGGGCATATCAAAAACCTCTATTTCACCGAGTTCGTCATTCAGTAG
- a CDS encoding MotA/TolQ/ExbB proton channel family protein, with product MDIATLLGTVSAFGLVLIAIIMGGGLSLFINVPSLMIVVGGTLGATMINYPLKDVLGALRVVKNVFLSKSASVEKIVEQFVGFGNKSRREGILSLEEDVKNVEDIFLKKGLQLSVDGLEPGSIQNILETEIAFLRERHQLGAEIFATMGTFAPALGMIGTLIGLVQMLQSMEDPSSIGPAMAVALLTTFYGSLIANLVCMPISGKLKTRSKEETLAKEMITEGVISLTKGENPRILEQKMLAFVSPSQRQSHFK from the coding sequence ATGGACATAGCCACGCTTCTGGGAACGGTGTCCGCCTTCGGGCTGGTGTTGATCGCGATCATCATGGGGGGCGGACTCTCTCTGTTCATCAACGTTCCTTCGCTGATGATTGTCGTGGGAGGGACCCTCGGGGCCACCATGATCAATTACCCCCTCAAAGACGTCCTGGGAGCGCTGCGGGTGGTTAAAAACGTGTTTTTGAGCAAGAGCGCCTCGGTGGAGAAGATCGTCGAGCAGTTCGTGGGTTTCGGCAACAAGTCACGGCGTGAGGGCATCCTCTCGCTGGAGGAGGATGTCAAGAACGTCGAGGACATCTTTCTCAAGAAGGGCCTGCAGCTGTCGGTGGACGGGCTGGAGCCCGGGTCGATCCAGAACATCCTGGAGACCGAAATCGCGTTTCTGCGGGAACGACACCAGCTGGGGGCCGAAATTTTCGCCACCATGGGCACCTTTGCACCTGCCCTGGGGATGATCGGGACCCTCATCGGGCTGGTTCAGATGCTGCAGTCCATGGAGGATCCCAGTTCCATCGGCCCGGCGATGGCCGTGGCGCTGTTGACCACCTTCTACGGCTCGCTGATCGCCAACCTGGTCTGCATGCCGATCTCCGGAAAGCTCAAGACCCGCAGCAAAGAGGAGACGCTCGCCAAGGAGATGATCACCGAAGGCGTGATCTCCCTTACCAAGGGCGAAAACCCGCGGATTCTCGAGCAGAAGATGCTGGCGTTCGTCTCACCGAGCCAGCGCCAGTCCCATTTCAAATAA
- a CDS encoding flagellar biosynthetic protein FliO yields the protein MDGLSSPAAAAAPPELWFSLLKSAATLCIVLALLVGALVLMRRLFVQRGALGGAQIIKTVAVQYVAPKERVILLDVLGEKLLIGATPQAITLLSRLPAGCQLPSPPAPDSAGLFKDLLKRTLQREQRPRA from the coding sequence ATGGATGGATTGTCCTCCCCGGCGGCGGCCGCGGCACCGCCGGAACTGTGGTTTTCACTGCTCAAAAGCGCCGCGACGCTCTGCATCGTGCTGGCCCTCTTGGTCGGGGCGCTGGTTTTGATGCGCCGGCTTTTCGTCCAACGGGGCGCACTGGGCGGGGCGCAGATCATCAAGACCGTCGCCGTCCAGTACGTGGCGCCCAAGGAGCGGGTCATCCTGCTGGATGTGCTGGGCGAAAAACTGCTGATCGGGGCCACCCCCCAAGCCATCACCCTGCTCTCCCGGCTGCCCGCCGGGTGTCAGCTGCCCTCGCCGCCGGCCCCCGACTCGGCCGGCCTTTTTAAAGACCTTCTCAAACGGACGCTCCAGCGCGAGCAGCGGCCGCGCGCTTGA
- a CDS encoding OmpA family protein, whose amino-acid sequence MARNSGRKNRGQDLAQVDPNAWMVTFADLVMLLLTFFVLLLTMKSMDTGKVRTIFNIAAATQGPMSHSAVSPRVSPIDDAQGAPRIDTLSDSRLVAEAVELLNGIQRVKAENPEMAAVLDLLGVSEDQRGVVISLEADHLFASGEAVIRPQKLPILEGIKKVLRFAANQILIMGHSDRQPVVGGRFASNWELSLERALSVHAVLTAPPGLDPAQLGVGGYGDRRPLFGPDTPENRARNRRVEFILRKPN is encoded by the coding sequence TTGGCCAGAAACAGCGGCAGAAAAAACCGCGGACAGGACCTTGCGCAGGTCGACCCCAACGCCTGGATGGTGACCTTCGCCGACTTGGTGATGCTGCTGCTGACCTTCTTCGTTTTGCTGCTGACGATGAAGTCCATGGACACCGGAAAAGTGCGCACCATTTTCAACATCGCCGCCGCCACCCAGGGCCCCATGAGCCACAGCGCGGTCAGCCCCCGGGTCAGTCCCATCGACGACGCCCAGGGCGCCCCGCGGATCGACACCCTCAGCGATAGCCGTCTGGTGGCCGAGGCGGTGGAACTTCTTAACGGCATTCAGCGGGTGAAGGCCGAAAACCCCGAGATGGCAGCCGTTCTCGATCTGCTGGGGGTTTCCGAGGACCAGCGGGGGGTGGTGATCTCGCTGGAGGCCGACCACCTCTTCGCTTCCGGTGAGGCCGTGATCCGTCCCCAGAAACTCCCGATCCTGGAGGGCATCAAAAAGGTCCTGCGGTTTGCGGCCAACCAGATTCTGATCATGGGCCATAGCGACCGCCAGCCGGTGGTCGGCGGCCGTTTCGCCAGCAACTGGGAGCTCTCCTTGGAGCGCGCCCTGAGTGTCCACGCGGTGCTGACCGCACCGCCGGGGCTTGACCCGGCGCAGCTGGGGGTGGGCGGCTATGGCGACCGGCGGCCGCTCTTCGGCCCCGATACCCCGGAAAACCGCGCCCGCAACCGGCGGGTGGAATTTATTCTGCGAAAACCGAATTGA
- the fliR gene encoding flagellar biosynthetic protein FliR, translating to MQLLNFSPEQFEVFVLILIRVGALLLLFPIFDSPLFPRVVKLGLALALTLALFPAVPVDATRFPRHAPGLLALGVSELFAGMVLGLTVRLFFAAVQLAGQMVGFQMGFSIINVLDPQTGGQVSIIDQIGLMVVMLLFLSLNGHHVLIGALAESFRILAPGVLNLQQGFFSLVLAGAGNMFALGIKIGAPAIAALLFTDAAFGICARFVPQMNILIAGFPVKIVVGLFFFGVTLQIVGLMTGLFLGHLPGQLRTLLTLMGIP from the coding sequence ATGCAGCTCCTGAACTTTTCCCCGGAACAGTTCGAGGTCTTTGTCCTGATCCTGATCCGGGTCGGTGCGCTGCTGCTTCTCTTCCCGATTTTTGACAGCCCGCTTTTCCCGCGCGTGGTCAAGCTCGGTCTGGCGCTGGCCTTGACCCTGGCGCTTTTCCCGGCGGTGCCGGTGGACGCCACGCGCTTTCCGCGGCATGCCCCCGGGCTGCTGGCCCTGGGGGTCAGCGAGCTCTTCGCGGGCATGGTGCTGGGGTTGACGGTGCGCCTTTTTTTTGCGGCGGTGCAGCTGGCGGGCCAGATGGTGGGCTTTCAGATGGGGTTTTCGATCATCAACGTGCTCGACCCCCAGACCGGCGGGCAGGTGTCGATTATCGACCAGATCGGCCTGATGGTGGTGATGCTGCTGTTTCTCTCGCTAAATGGGCACCACGTCCTGATCGGCGCCCTGGCCGAGAGCTTCCGGATTTTGGCCCCCGGCGTGCTCAACCTGCAGCAGGGCTTTTTCTCCCTGGTGCTGGCCGGCGCCGGCAACATGTTCGCCCTGGGCATCAAGATCGGGGCGCCCGCCATCGCGGCCCTGCTGTTCACCGATGCGGCCTTCGGGATCTGCGCGCGCTTCGTGCCCCAAATGAATATCCTGATCGCCGGCTTCCCGGTCAAGATCGTCGTGGGCCTCTTTTTTTTCGGCGTGACGCTTCAAATCGTGGGCCTGATGACCGGCCTCTTCCTGGGCCACCTGCCGGGGCAGCTGCGAACCCTGCTGACCCTCATGGGGATCCCGTAG
- a CDS encoding OmpA family protein, whose product MARKQKQPAAAGSNLIQVMTVSLFIILLAFFILLNAIAVVDEQRQRQALGSLLESFAGLSGGFSFLERKQSPSALPPFPAPAGRVDFTPLLETAEHLNQQVRIRSTQRGAVVSLQADGLFQGPGVQIRPAAHPLLVRLADLILKSEAPVEVSGHSDNSPADPTQGGSPMALSARRALGVLRFLVDRGGVPAERITAYGRGPHQPLAANTTREGRALNRRVDVLLLHPRGLQKPQRGFTFKSFFFKVFR is encoded by the coding sequence ATGGCCCGCAAACAGAAACAACCCGCAGCCGCAGGCAGCAACCTTATTCAGGTGATGACGGTCTCGCTCTTTATCATTCTGCTGGCGTTTTTCATTCTGCTCAACGCCATCGCGGTGGTGGACGAGCAGCGGCAGCGCCAGGCGCTGGGATCCCTGCTGGAGAGCTTCGCGGGTCTTTCGGGTGGCTTCAGTTTTCTTGAGCGCAAGCAAAGCCCTTCGGCGCTGCCCCCCTTTCCGGCGCCGGCAGGCAGGGTGGACTTCACCCCCTTGCTGGAAACCGCCGAGCATTTGAACCAGCAGGTGCGGATCCGGAGCACCCAGCGCGGTGCGGTGGTGTCGCTGCAGGCCGATGGGCTTTTCCAGGGTCCGGGGGTGCAAATCCGGCCGGCGGCGCATCCCCTGCTGGTGCGGTTGGCAGACCTGATCCTGAAAAGCGAGGCCCCCGTCGAGGTCAGCGGCCACAGCGACAACAGCCCAGCCGACCCCACCCAGGGAGGATCCCCCATGGCGCTCTCCGCCCGGCGGGCGCTTGGTGTGCTGCGGTTTTTGGTCGACCGGGGGGGGGTGCCGGCCGAGCGCATCACGGCCTACGGTCGGGGGCCGCATCAACCCCTGGCCGCCAACACCACCCGCGAGGGCCGGGCGCTCAATCGGCGGGTGGACGTGCTGCTGCTGCATCCCCGGGGCCTTCAGAAGCCCCAGCGGGGCTTCACCTTCAAATCGTTTTTCTTCAAGGTGTTCAGGTAG
- a CDS encoding flagellar hook-length control protein FliK — protein MLAPAFQIQSILTPLAVTGAPAEPAACPGGFSRALHRALQTGAAREAGTDAKAGTAQPPPGDKSRWLQQFKAQLAQHGVDCGVTAVDRAGLATLLPLLAAAGFDAQAAAGLFAELQATSDSGEVRLADLLAGLQAGAADSVNSSDDQASMLALSSLPYLETLLSAFGMPPADVDQVVAASKVEGQGIALMPLVDALKRCLTAKPDLAVRVADEKTRLQAAELMGRMGLDPDGPHAGGVLNLEQFVARLEKLADQTAGPRTEPSALGPQIDRFLEGCHTLGPQTPTSAGPSAVENGMSAIPSPHAAGLETPRSASAAQGPPPAGEPPAGSPPQSSAGEAAPTVGMLAAAESRGSAATGGPGGTSAAASDPGLPAHVLNQVGRQIVRARLSDASEVRFQLKPPHLGRIQLTIDQGPEGLKVTVLTEQQAARDMLTAHAADLRAALQEQGIQLAKVDVQFSPDFAQTMADSRRDSARGRPGSAPAGARRNEGGETDPLSGALPTSGGRDNALNIVV, from the coding sequence ATGTTGGCACCAGCGTTTCAGATTCAGAGTATTTTGACACCTCTGGCGGTCACCGGCGCACCGGCAGAACCGGCTGCATGCCCGGGCGGCTTCAGCCGTGCGCTGCACCGGGCGCTCCAGACCGGCGCGGCCCGGGAGGCGGGCACCGACGCGAAAGCAGGCACGGCCCAGCCGCCGCCGGGGGACAAATCCCGGTGGCTGCAACAGTTCAAGGCCCAGCTTGCGCAGCACGGGGTTGACTGCGGCGTCACGGCCGTGGACCGCGCTGGGCTGGCGACGCTGCTGCCGCTGCTTGCCGCGGCGGGTTTCGACGCCCAGGCGGCGGCCGGCCTTTTTGCCGAGCTGCAGGCCACCTCCGACAGCGGGGAGGTACGCCTGGCGGACCTCTTGGCGGGTCTGCAGGCGGGGGCTGCAGACTCGGTAAACTCTTCCGACGACCAAGCTTCGATGCTGGCGCTTTCCAGCCTGCCCTACCTGGAAACCCTGCTCAGCGCCTTCGGCATGCCCCCGGCGGATGTGGATCAGGTGGTGGCTGCATCCAAAGTCGAAGGGCAGGGTATCGCCCTAATGCCGCTGGTGGATGCCCTTAAACGCTGTCTGACGGCGAAGCCGGATCTGGCCGTGCGGGTAGCGGATGAAAAAACCCGCCTTCAGGCTGCGGAGTTGATGGGCCGCATGGGACTTGACCCAGACGGCCCCCACGCGGGAGGCGTTTTGAATCTGGAACAGTTTGTCGCCCGGCTGGAAAAACTGGCCGACCAAACCGCCGGCCCGCGGACCGAGCCGTCGGCGCTGGGGCCCCAAATCGATCGGTTTTTAGAAGGCTGTCACACATTGGGCCCCCAGACGCCGACGTCGGCTGGGCCGTCAGCGGTTGAAAATGGGATGTCAGCGATCCCGTCGCCCCACGCCGCCGGCCTGGAAACACCCCGGAGCGCGTCGGCGGCCCAGGGCCCCCCGCCGGCGGGGGAACCGCCGGCCGGCTCGCCTCCCCAGTCGTCTGCCGGTGAAGCGGCCCCGACGGTCGGGATGCTGGCTGCGGCCGAAAGCCGAGGTTCTGCTGCGACCGGCGGACCAGGCGGAACTTCTGCGGCCGCATCCGATCCCGGCCTGCCGGCCCATGTGCTCAACCAGGTGGGGCGCCAGATCGTGCGGGCCCGCCTGAGCGACGCCAGCGAGGTCCGTTTCCAGCTCAAACCGCCGCATCTGGGTCGGATTCAGTTGACCATCGATCAGGGCCCAGAGGGCCTCAAGGTTACCGTCCTCACCGAGCAGCAGGCGGCCCGCGACATGCTGACCGCGCATGCAGCCGACCTGCGCGCGGCGCTCCAGGAGCAGGGGATCCAACTGGCCAAGGTGGATGTTCAGTTCAGCCCCGACTTCGCCCAGACCATGGCCGACAGCCGGCGGGATTCGGCACGCGGCCGTCCGGGAAGCGCTCCGGCGGGCGCCCGGCGCAATGAGGGGGGCGAGACCGACCCGCTATCGGGTGCCCTGCCCACAAGCGGCGGGCGCGATAACGCCCTCAATATCGTGGTGTAG
- the fliP gene encoding flagellar type III secretion system pore protein FliP (The bacterial flagellar biogenesis protein FliP forms a type III secretion system (T3SS)-type pore required for flagellar assembly.): MKALHPTSGTLLRLLLAALLLALAAAPAAAVPLPSLQIGVEEARSPEEVAVVLQIIALLTVLSLAPAILVLMTSFTRLVVVFNFLRQAIGVQQAPPNQVLIGLALFITFFVMAPVWQQVHQTALRPYLDKEISYQQAFESAQAPVRKFMLANTREKDLALFVKVSGADRPRTPADVGMLALIPAFVISELKTAFIIGFVLYVPFLVIDMVVASVLLSMGMMMLPPVMISLPFKLMLFVLVDGWNIVIGSLVKSFGVV, from the coding sequence ATGAAGGCCCTTCACCCCACAAGCGGGACCCTTTTGCGCCTCCTTCTGGCCGCGCTGTTGTTGGCCTTGGCGGCGGCGCCGGCGGCGGCCGTGCCGCTGCCCTCCTTGCAGATCGGTGTGGAGGAGGCCCGGTCCCCGGAAGAGGTGGCCGTGGTCCTGCAGATCATTGCGCTCTTGACGGTCCTTTCTCTGGCACCGGCGATCCTGGTGCTGATGACCTCCTTTACCCGCCTGGTTGTGGTGTTCAATTTTCTGCGCCAGGCGATTGGTGTGCAGCAGGCCCCGCCCAACCAGGTCCTCATCGGGCTGGCGCTCTTCATCACCTTCTTCGTGATGGCCCCGGTCTGGCAGCAGGTCCACCAGACGGCCTTGCGTCCCTACCTCGACAAGGAAATCTCCTACCAGCAGGCCTTCGAGAGTGCCCAGGCGCCGGTGCGCAAGTTCATGCTGGCCAACACCCGCGAAAAGGATCTGGCGCTTTTCGTGAAAGTCTCCGGCGCCGATCGGCCCCGCACGCCGGCGGATGTGGGCATGCTGGCGCTGATCCCGGCCTTCGTGATCAGCGAGTTGAAAACCGCCTTTATCATCGGCTTCGTGCTCTACGTGCCGTTTCTGGTGATCGACATGGTGGTGGCCAGCGTGCTGCTTTCCATGGGCATGATGATGCTGCCGCCGGTGATGATCTCGCTGCCCTTCAAACTGATGCTCTTCGTTCTCGTGGACGGCTGGAACATCGTGATCGGCTCTTTGGTCAAGAGCTTCGGGGTGGTCTGA
- the fliM gene encoding flagellar motor switch protein FliM translates to MSDILSQDEVDSLLSGLTTGKVEAETDTGPDPQEVQAYDFTRQDQVVRGRMPTFELVNERLAKEMRAGVSNLLHTSVGIALKATDTIKFSEFTRSLPVPTSLHLFRMEPLRGFALMVLESRLVYNLIDTFFGGRGDGKAKIEGREFTPIETVMIQKVVAVCLEALKKAWRPVEVIDTVFVRSEMNPQFATVLLPSDLVIVSRFEVELEQSAGLITVSLPYAMIEPIRSKLNAGFQSDALEVDQAWQRRMREILQVAEISFGVALGATEITGERLIHLRVGDVIQLDNDAEERLTGLVAGVPKFKGFAGTHRGCQAFKVDSRLE, encoded by the coding sequence ATGAGCGATATTCTTTCCCAGGATGAGGTCGACAGCCTTCTCAGCGGTCTGACCACCGGCAAGGTCGAAGCCGAGACCGACACCGGACCCGATCCCCAGGAGGTTCAGGCCTACGACTTCACCCGCCAGGACCAGGTGGTGCGCGGGCGGATGCCGACCTTTGAGCTGGTCAACGAACGGCTGGCCAAGGAGATGCGCGCCGGCGTCTCCAACCTGCTGCACACCAGTGTGGGGATTGCCCTGAAGGCCACCGACACGATCAAGTTTTCCGAATTCACCCGCTCGCTGCCGGTGCCCACCAGCCTGCATCTCTTCCGCATGGAGCCGCTGCGCGGCTTTGCCCTGATGGTCCTGGAAAGCCGGCTGGTCTATAACCTGATCGACACTTTTTTCGGCGGCCGCGGCGACGGCAAGGCCAAGATCGAGGGGCGCGAGTTCACCCCGATCGAGACCGTCATGATCCAGAAGGTGGTCGCCGTTTGTCTCGAGGCCCTCAAAAAGGCCTGGCGCCCGGTGGAGGTGATCGATACGGTCTTCGTCCGCTCGGAGATGAACCCCCAGTTTGCGACGGTTCTGCTGCCCTCGGACCTGGTGATCGTCTCGCGCTTCGAGGTCGAGCTGGAGCAAAGCGCGGGTCTCATCACGGTCAGCCTGCCCTATGCGATGATCGAACCCATTCGCAGCAAGCTCAACGCCGGCTTCCAGAGCGACGCCCTTGAAGTCGACCAGGCTTGGCAGCGGCGGATGCGGGAAATCCTGCAGGTCGCCGAGATCAGTTTTGGGGTGGCTCTGGGGGCCACCGAGATAACCGGCGAGCGCCTGATTCACCTCAGGGTCGGGGACGTGATTCAACTGGACAACGATGCCGAGGAGCGCCTGACCGGTTTGGTGGCCGGGGTTCCCAAATTCAAGGGTTTTGCCGGCACCCACCGGGGGTGCCAGGCCTTCAAGGTGGACAGCCGATTGGAGTAG
- the fliQ gene encoding flagellar biosynthesis protein FliQ — translation MTPEFVVSFAKEAITLTILIAMPLLGLGLIVGLAVSIFQAVTSVQEMTLSFIPKILAVLLGLLFFAPWMLQRLVGFTRQIITDIPLYIR, via the coding sequence ATGACGCCTGAATTCGTGGTCAGCTTCGCCAAGGAGGCCATCACCCTGACCATCCTGATCGCCATGCCGCTGCTGGGTTTGGGTCTGATCGTGGGGCTGGCGGTGAGCATCTTCCAGGCGGTCACCTCGGTTCAGGAAATGACCCTCAGCTTCATTCCCAAAATCCTGGCGGTGCTCCTGGGCCTGTTGTTTTTCGCCCCCTGGATGCTCCAGCGGCTGGTGGGCTTCACCCGCCAGATCATCACCGACATCCCGCTTTACATCCGCTGA
- a CDS encoding flagellar hook protein FlgE — protein MSLTSSLYSGISGLSTLGNSMQIIGDNIANVNTVAFKGSNYTFQDLLSQSVATQSGTSQVGRGTALGNISANFQQGSFESTGNTTDLAIGGKGFFVLREAGSNSQFYTRAGNFSFNNDGYLTSPEGYVVQGWALNEDTGEDVGSIADIMLDSFTSPPRQTDQLTVITNLDADAISNSADLAAAWDATNAPPMAATSYEYQSTVKAYDSLGSTHDITIYYDIIDGTSNWEYVVTCNPAEDRRGFPAGDPNAGLLARGQIDFSTSSGTITNLNLENLTAGGWVPAALNPDGYFEFTADFLGGVPLSVDLDIGTRWDGTGFANSSLTTTQYARASSTTFQSSTGYGAGDLQGVSVGTDGIVTGSYSNGQLIPLYRVALASFQNEQGLFKLGGNLYQETNESGDPVTNHPGTNGLGSITPNSLEQSNVDIANEFVKMITTQRGYQANSKIITTVDDMLAETIQMKR, from the coding sequence ATGTCATTGACCAGCTCACTTTACTCCGGCATCAGCGGTCTTTCGACCCTGGGAAATTCCATGCAGATCATCGGCGACAACATCGCCAACGTCAACACCGTCGCCTTCAAGGGCAGCAACTACACCTTCCAGGATCTCCTCAGCCAGTCGGTGGCCACCCAGTCCGGCACTTCCCAGGTGGGCCGCGGCACGGCCCTGGGCAACATCTCGGCCAATTTTCAGCAGGGCTCCTTTGAATCCACCGGCAACACCACCGACCTGGCCATCGGCGGCAAGGGTTTCTTCGTTCTGCGCGAGGCCGGCAGCAACTCCCAGTTCTACACCCGTGCGGGCAATTTCAGTTTCAACAACGACGGCTACCTCACCAGTCCCGAAGGCTACGTGGTCCAGGGCTGGGCGCTGAACGAGGACACCGGCGAGGATGTGGGCTCCATCGCCGATATCATGCTGGACTCCTTTACCTCGCCGCCGCGCCAAACCGATCAACTCACCGTGATCACCAACCTGGACGCCGATGCAATCAGCAACAGCGCCGACCTTGCGGCCGCCTGGGACGCCACCAACGCGCCGCCCATGGCCGCCACCAGCTACGAATACCAGTCGACGGTCAAGGCCTACGACTCCCTGGGATCCACCCACGACATCACCATCTACTACGACATCATCGACGGCACCTCCAACTGGGAGTATGTCGTGACCTGTAATCCCGCCGAAGACCGCCGCGGCTTTCCCGCGGGCGACCCCAACGCGGGCCTCCTGGCCCGGGGGCAGATCGATTTCTCGACCAGCTCCGGCACCATCACCAACCTGAACCTGGAGAACCTCACCGCCGGTGGTTGGGTCCCTGCGGCCCTCAATCCCGACGGCTACTTCGAGTTTACCGCCGATTTTCTCGGTGGGGTGCCCCTTTCCGTCGATCTGGACATCGGGACCCGCTGGGACGGCACCGGCTTCGCCAACTCGTCGCTGACCACCACCCAGTACGCTCGGGCCTCCTCCACCACCTTTCAATCCTCCACCGGCTATGGTGCCGGCGACCTTCAGGGGGTCTCGGTGGGCACCGACGGGATTGTCACCGGCAGCTATTCCAACGGGCAGCTGATTCCGCTCTACCGGGTGGCCCTGGCCAGCTTCCAGAACGAGCAGGGGCTTTTCAAGCTCGGCGGCAATCTCTATCAGGAAACCAACGAAAGCGGCGACCCGGTCACCAACCACCCCGGCACCAACGGTTTGGGGAGCATCACCCCCAACTCGCTCGAGCAGTCCAACGTCGACATCGCCAACGAGTTCGTCAAGATGATCACCACCCAGCGGGGCTACCAGGCCAATTCCAAAATCATCACCACCGTGGACGACATGCTGGCCGAGACGATCCAGATGAAACGCTAA